A region from the Diadema setosum chromosome 13, eeDiaSeto1, whole genome shotgun sequence genome encodes:
- the LOC140236781 gene encoding UDP-N-acetylglucosamine transporter-like: protein MNTVTFNLKYLSLGILILQTTSLVLTMRYSRTVQSGGHHYLSSTAVVLAEFIKIFACVVLVCFQEGGRTIGGFLKVIKEEIIEKPVDSFQLAIPSGLYTLQNNLLFLALSHLDAATYQVTYQLKILTTAMFSVVMLGKELSRLKWGSLVLLMAGVALVQMPAESKPPEKELSTSSAVIGLIAVLAACFSSGFAGVYFEKILKGTKQSIWLRNIQLAFFGVLFGLVGVAGKDGYKVWENGPLQGYSAVTWVVVILQAFGGLVIAAVIKYADNILKGFATSLSIILSTVISYFFLHDFTPTRDNAAATFQAAKSMHLKVECT, encoded by the exons ATGAACACCGTGACCTTTAACCTCAAATACCTGTCACTGGGGATCCTGATCCTGCAGACCACCTCCTTGGTCCTGACGATGCGCTACTCCAGGACCGTGCAGTCGGGGGGACACCACTACCTGAGCTCCACGGCGGTGGTGCTGGCGGAGTTTATAAAGATTTTTGCCTGTGTTGTGCTAGTCTGCTTCCAAGAAG GTGGACGGACCATTGGAGGCTTCTTGAAAGTGATAAAGGAAGAGATCATTGAAAAACCGGTTGATTCCTTCCAATTGGCAATACCCTCGGGCCTATATACACTTCAAAACAACCTGCTCTTCCTTGCACTGTCTCATCTAGATGCTGCTACATACCAG GTCACCTACCAATTGAAGATTCTAACAACAGCCATGTTTTCAGTCGTCATGCTGGGTAAGGAGCTGAGTCGGCTCAAGTGGGGGTCACTGGTCCTGCTCATGGCTGGAGTCGCTCTGGTTCAG ATGCCTGCCGAGAGTAAACCTCCAGAGAAAGAATTATCGACGTCTTCAGCGGTCATCGGCCTGATAGCTGTCCTGGCGGCGTGTTTCTCCAGCGGTTTTGCTGGGGTCTACTTTGAGAAGATCCTTAAAGGCACCAAACAGTCAATATGGCTCAGAAATATACAGCTAG CGTTCTTTGGGGTGCTGTTTGGTCTCGTAGGTGTCGCTGGAAAAGATGGCTACAAGGTGTGGGAAAATGGACCTCTCCAGGGTTACTCAGCAGTCACATGGGTTGTGGTCATCTTACAA GCATTTGGTGGCCTTGTCATAGCAGCAGTCATCAAGTACGCAGATAACATCCTGAAAGGCTTTGcaacatcattatcaataaTTCTGTCGACCGTCATCTCGTACTTCTTTCTCCATGACTTCACCCCAACAAG